In the Pseudonocardia sediminis genome, CCGGAGACGGGCATCCGCACGATCTACCGCCGTCGTCTGGAGACCGTGCTCGCGGAGCAGGGCCCGGAGGCGCACGCGGCGCTGGTCGAGGAGCTCACTGCGGAGTGGATCAGCGAGGCGGAGCCGTGGGAGGCCGCGGCGCACCTCTCGCTCGACGACGTCATCGAGCCCGCGTCCACCCGTCACGTCGTGGCGACCAGCATCGAGATAGCCCTGGGTGGATCGGGTCTGGGTGGATCGGGTCTGGGAGGTCGGGCATGACGAACCTGCGGGTCGAGGTGGACGGTGCGGTCGCGCTCTTCGTGATCGACGCACCCGAGAAGCTCAACGCCATGGGCCGGACGTTCTGGCCCGAGCTGCGCGACGCCCTGAGTACCTGCGAGGCCGACGAGCGGGTGCGGGCAGTGGTGGTCACCGGCGCCGGGGAGAAGGCGTTCTCCGCCGGGGGCGACATCGCGAGCTTCGCCGAGCTGGGCGACGCGACCGCGAAGCGGGCGTTCCAGCAGGACTGCATGCGCACATTCGCCGCGGTCGAGGAGTCCCCGCTGCCGGTGATCGCCGCCGTGAACGGCTACGCGATGGGTGGGGGCTGCGAGCTGGCCCTGGCCTGCGACGTCGTGCTGGCGTCGGACACCGCGCGGTTCGGGATGCCGGAGACGGCGGTCGGGCTGGTGCCCGGGTTCGGGGTGCTGCGCGCGCCCTCGGTGATCGGGCGGCACTGGACGAAGCTGATGATGTTCGCCGGGGAGAAGGTCGACGCCGAGACCGCCGTCCGGATCGGGCTGGCGCAGAAGGTCGTCCCGGCCGCGGAGCTGATGGCCGAGGCCCGCAAGCTGGCCGAACGGATGGCCGCCGCCGCGCCGCTGGCCGTCGCGACGGGCAAGAACCTGGTGAACGCACGTGTCGAGCGCGGCGAGTTCGACCACTCCACGGCCGCGCTGACCGTCCTGCACTCCACCCACGACGCCGCCGAGGGGATCGCCGCGTTCGTCGGCAAGCGCCCACCGCGGTTCGAGGGGCGGTGACGGCCGTGACCGGGCAGGGGCCGGATCCGTTCGTGGCGCTGATGCGCCGCTACGTCGTCGACTACACCAACCGGCAGGACACGAGCGTCTGCGCCGAGATCATGGAGCCGGACTACACGCTCCGGATGGGCCCGCACGAGGTGTCCGGGCGCGACGAGGCCTACATCCCGGCGTCGCGCAAGCAGTTCATGCAGTTCCCCGGGCTCGGGCTGACCGTGCACGAGGTCGTGACCAACGGCGAGCGCCTTGCGCTGCGGTTCTCCGAGCACGGCGCGTCGCGGCGGCACGAGGGGGCCGCCGCGGCCTGGACCGGACTCGGGCTCTACCGCTGGAACGGCACCCGGCTGCAGGACAACTCCGTCGAGCAGGACTACCTGTCCCGGCGCCGTCAGCTCGCCTCCGGGACCCCGGCGGCGGTCGGAGGCCCGGCCGTCGCGCCGTGGGACACCCCGGCCCGTCCGGCGGACCCGGCGGCCGAGGCCGTGGTGCGGTCCTGGATCGCCCGCGGGGTGGCCGCCGGAGGACCGGCGGCAGCGCGCTCCTCGACCGTGAACACCGATCTGACCTGGGACGACGGCGGCCCGGGCAGCGAGCACGCGGTGCTGGCCGACGCGGCGTCGGTCATCGACGACCTGTTCTCCGCCGGGGACGCGGTCGCGTTCCGCCTGACCTGCCACGGCCGCTACGCCGGGGGGCTGGACGACGTCACCGACGCGCCCGCCGGCACCCCCGCGACGTGCCACCTGGTCGGGCTCGTGCACGTCCGCGACGGTCAGGTCGCGTCCGGGCACCTTGTGCGCGACCGTCTGGGCATGGCCCGCGCGCTGTCGCCGGCCCCCGCCCGCAGCCGATGACCGTCCCCGCCCGCGACCGAAGAGGGAGGCTCCTGTGACCGGTGCGATCGCCGACGACCTGCTGACCGCGCAGGCGAGTGCCGACCCGTACGCCGTGTTCGACGCGCTGCGACGCGACGACCCGGTGCACTGGAGCGAGACCCACCGCGCGTGGCTGGTCACCCGCTACGCCGACGTCTCCGCGGCGTTCGCGAACAAGGCGTTCTCCAACGACCGGGTGCGTCCGGTGCTGGCCAAGCAGCAGGCCCGGCGCGCGGAGTCGGGCGAGGCCGCCGACCGTCCCGCGACCGCGTCCGAGCGGGTGCTGGCGTTGATGTCGGGCTGGATGGTCGTGTCCGACCCGCCGGTGCACACCCGCCTGCGCAAGCTCGCCGCCGGCGCGTTCAAGGGCCAGCGGATCGCGGTGATGGACGCGCAGATCACCGCCCTGGTCGACGAGCTGCTCGACGGGTTCCTCGCCGGCGCCGGCGAGCAGGATCTGATCAGCGAGGTCGCCTACCCGCTGCCCGCCACGGTGATCGCGACGATGCTGGGCGCGCCGCCGTCGGACCGGGACCTGTTCCGCGAGTGGTCCGACGAGCTGGCCCTGGTCGCGTTCGGCACCGGTGGTGCCGCGCGCGCCGAGCGTCACGAGCGCGCCCTGCGCGGCCTCAACGAGATGGACGCCTATTTCCGCGGGCTCGTCGCGCAGCGTCGCGCGGAGCCCGGCGAGGACATGCTGAGCGCGATGATGTCGACGGACGAGAGCGACGACAAGCTCAGTGACGACGAGCTCGTCGCGATGTGCGCGCTGCTGCTGTTCGCCGGGCACGAGACGACGACGAACTCGATCGCCAACGCGACGCTGGCGCTGCTGCGCAACCCGGACGCGCTCGCCGCGCTGCGGGCCGACCCGTCGCTGCTCAACCCCGCCGTCGAGGAGCTCCTGCGCTACGACGGCCCGATCAAGGTGATCAACCGGTGGGTGGTCGCGGAGACCGAGCTCGCCGGCCGGACGATCTCGCCCGGGGAGCGGGTGCACCTGGTGCTGGCCTCGGCCAACCGGGACCCGGAGAAGTTCACCGACCCGGACACCCTCGACCTGACACGCAGCCCGAACCCGCATGTCGCGTTCGGCAAGGGGATCCACGCGTGCATCGGTGCGCAGCTGGCGCGGATGGAGACGCGGATCGCGGTGGGCCGGATCGTCGAGCGCCTGCCCGGTCTCGCGCTGGCCCACGAGCCGGTGTGGAAGGACGCGCTGGCGTCGCGGTCGATGGAGACGCTGGTGGTGACGCACTGATGCGTATCGGGGTGAACTCCGAGGTCTGCGAGGCGCACGGGCAGTGCTCCGTCGTCGACATGGACCTCTTCCCGCTCGACGACGACGGCTACAGCGCGCTCGGCCCGGACGCGACGGTGCCCGAGGGCGAGGAGGACGTCGCGAAGATCGGCGTCGAGTCCTGCCCGGTCCGGGCGCTGTCGGTGCTGGAGGAGGAGTGAACGCGGTCGCGCCGCACCGCGCCGAGCCGGTGGCGGGCGGGGCGCACGACGTCCTGTTCACCCCCGTCGCGCTGGGCCCGCTGACGCTGCGCAACCGCCTGGTGATGGCCCCGATGGGCACCTGCCTCGACGAGTCCGGGCACATCACCGACGACACGATCGCCTACTACGTCCGGCGCTCCCAGGGCGGCGTCGGCGCGATCACCGTCGAGGGCTGCCTGGTCTCCGCCGACACCGTCGGGCCCGAACCGAAGATCTGCTCGGACGACTACCTACCCGGCCTGCGCAAGCTCGTCGACGCGCTCGCCCCCTACGACGTGACGGTCGGCGTCCAGCTCATGCACCCGGGCCGTCAGGTCGTCGAGGGGCCGTCGGTCGCGCCGTCGCCGGTGCCGCTGAACTCGCACGCGCCCGTCCCGCACGAGCTGACCGCCGACGAGATCGCGACGATCGTCGCCGACTACGCCGACGCCGCCCGCCGCGCCCGCGACGCCGGGTTCTCCTTCGTCGAGGTGCACGGCGCGCACGGCTACCTGCCGTCGAACTTCCTGTCCCCGCAGCACAACCACCGCACCGACGGCTACGGCGGCGACCTCGCCGGCCGGGTGCGGTTCTCCGCCGAGGTGGCGGGCGCGATCACCGGCGCCGTCGGGCCGGGGATGCCGCTGGTGTGGCGGATCAACGGCGAGGACGCCGAACGCGACGGGCTGGGCCTGGACGAGTCCGTCGCGGCGGCGCGGGCGATCGTCGACGCGGGCGCGTCGGCCATCAGCGTGACGGCCGGGACGTGGCTGTCGCTGCAGGTCACCCTCGCTCCGATGTCGACCCCGCGCGGGCACATGCGGCGGTTCGCGGCCGCCGTGCGCAGCGCCGTCGACGTGCCGGTGATG is a window encoding:
- a CDS encoding cytochrome P450, with translation MTGAIADDLLTAQASADPYAVFDALRRDDPVHWSETHRAWLVTRYADVSAAFANKAFSNDRVRPVLAKQQARRAESGEAADRPATASERVLALMSGWMVVSDPPVHTRLRKLAAGAFKGQRIAVMDAQITALVDELLDGFLAGAGEQDLISEVAYPLPATVIATMLGAPPSDRDLFREWSDELALVAFGTGGAARAERHERALRGLNEMDAYFRGLVAQRRAEPGEDMLSAMMSTDESDDKLSDDELVAMCALLLFAGHETTTNSIANATLALLRNPDALAALRADPSLLNPAVEELLRYDGPIKVINRWVVAETELAGRTISPGERVHLVLASANRDPEKFTDPDTLDLTRSPNPHVAFGKGIHACIGAQLARMETRIAVGRIVERLPGLALAHEPVWKDALASRSMETLVVTH
- a CDS encoding ester cyclase, giving the protein MTGQGPDPFVALMRRYVVDYTNRQDTSVCAEIMEPDYTLRMGPHEVSGRDEAYIPASRKQFMQFPGLGLTVHEVVTNGERLALRFSEHGASRRHEGAAAAWTGLGLYRWNGTRLQDNSVEQDYLSRRRQLASGTPAAVGGPAVAPWDTPARPADPAAEAVVRSWIARGVAAGGPAAARSSTVNTDLTWDDGGPGSEHAVLADAASVIDDLFSAGDAVAFRLTCHGRYAGGLDDVTDAPAGTPATCHLVGLVHVRDGQVASGHLVRDRLGMARALSPAPARSR
- a CDS encoding enoyl-CoA hydratase/isomerase family protein, with product MTNLRVEVDGAVALFVIDAPEKLNAMGRTFWPELRDALSTCEADERVRAVVVTGAGEKAFSAGGDIASFAELGDATAKRAFQQDCMRTFAAVEESPLPVIAAVNGYAMGGGCELALACDVVLASDTARFGMPETAVGLVPGFGVLRAPSVIGRHWTKLMMFAGEKVDAETAVRIGLAQKVVPAAELMAEARKLAERMAAAAPLAVATGKNLVNARVERGEFDHSTAALTVLHSTHDAAEGIAAFVGKRPPRFEGR
- a CDS encoding ferredoxin; the encoded protein is MRIGVNSEVCEAHGQCSVVDMDLFPLDDDGYSALGPDATVPEGEEDVAKIGVESCPVRALSVLEEE